The following coding sequences lie in one Burkholderia cepacia genomic window:
- the dcd gene encoding dCTP deaminase, with translation MSIKSDKWIRRMAEEHKMIEPFVPDQVRASEDGRRIVSYGTSSYGYDIRCADEFKIFTNINSTIVDPKNFDEGSFVDFKGDVCIIPPNSFALARTVEYFRIPRTVLTVCLGKSTYARCGIIVNVTPFEPEWEGYVTLEFSNTTPLPAKIYANEGVAQVLFFESDEVCDVSYADRGGKYQGQRGVTLPKT, from the coding sequence ATGAGTATCAAGTCCGACAAATGGATTCGGCGCATGGCCGAAGAGCACAAAATGATCGAGCCGTTCGTGCCCGATCAGGTTCGCGCGTCCGAGGACGGCCGCCGGATCGTCAGCTACGGCACGTCGAGCTACGGCTACGACATCCGCTGCGCGGACGAATTCAAGATCTTCACGAACATCAACTCGACGATCGTCGATCCGAAGAACTTCGACGAGGGTTCGTTTGTCGATTTCAAGGGCGACGTGTGCATCATCCCGCCGAATTCGTTCGCGCTGGCCCGCACCGTCGAATATTTCCGCATCCCGCGCACCGTGTTGACCGTCTGCCTCGGCAAGTCGACCTATGCGCGCTGCGGGATCATCGTCAACGTGACGCCGTTCGAACCCGAATGGGAAGGCTACGTCACGCTGGAATTCTCGAACACCACGCCGTTGCCCGCGAAGATCTACGCGAACGAAGGCGTCGCCCAGGTGCTCTTCTTCGAGAGCGACGAAGTGTGCGACGTGTCGTACGCCGATCGCGGCGGCAAGTATCAGGGGCAGCGCGGTGTCACGCTGCCGAAAACCTGA
- the sodC gene encoding superoxide dismutase [Cu-Zn], which translates to MKQRHHGVRAGRAQRALLAAAALGLLAGCTSFSSSHEKRADAQLQPTVGAQARGAVTFVERPDGVQVTYNLAGLPPNSDHALQVHERGDCNAGDGSSAGQVFAPAADRLRAGARVAGDLGNIHADANGVAAGFIVAPDLALDGVRSAMNRAVLVHREPSDPAFPQHGAGPALACGVIR; encoded by the coding sequence ATGAAACAACGACATCACGGCGTGCGCGCCGGCCGCGCGCAGCGCGCGCTGCTGGCCGCCGCCGCGCTGGGCCTGCTGGCCGGCTGTACCTCCTTTTCCTCGTCGCACGAAAAACGGGCCGACGCACAACTGCAGCCGACGGTCGGCGCGCAGGCGCGTGGCGCGGTCACGTTCGTCGAGCGCCCGGACGGCGTCCAGGTCACCTACAACCTGGCCGGTCTGCCACCGAACAGCGATCATGCGCTGCAGGTGCACGAGCGCGGCGACTGCAACGCGGGGGACGGTTCGAGCGCCGGCCAGGTGTTCGCGCCGGCCGCCGACCGCCTGCGCGCGGGTGCGCGCGTCGCCGGCGATCTCGGCAACATCCATGCGGACGCGAACGGCGTCGCGGCCGGCTTCATCGTTGCCCCCGATCTGGCCCTCGATGGCGTGCGCTCGGCGATGAACCGCGCGGTGCTGGTGCACCGCGAACCGAGCGATCCCGCGTTTCCGCAGCATGGCGCGGGGCCCGCGCTGGCCTGCGGCGTGATCCGTTGA
- the apbC gene encoding iron-sulfur cluster carrier protein ApbC codes for MSIDRAQVDAALAAVVDPNTGRPYAANKGVRNVAIDGDVVALDVVLGYPARSQHDDVRARVTAALQAVPGVRDARVAVSQEIVAHTVQRGVKLLPNVKNIVAVASGKGGVGKSTTAVNLALALAAEGASVGILDADIYGPSLPTMLGIHGQRPESPDNQSMNPLVGHGLQANSIGFLIEEDNPMVWRGPMATSALEQLLRQTNWRELDYLIVDMPPGTGDIQLTLAQRVPVTGAVIVTTPQDIALLDAKKGLKMFEKVGIPILGIVENMSIHICSNCGHEEHIFGAGGAERMAKDYGVNVLGSLPLDIAIRERADSGTPTVAADSEGALARRYREIARGVALAIAERSRDMTSKFPSIVVQNT; via the coding sequence ATGAGCATTGACCGGGCACAAGTCGACGCCGCACTGGCGGCAGTCGTCGACCCCAATACCGGCCGCCCGTACGCGGCGAACAAGGGCGTACGCAACGTCGCGATCGACGGCGATGTCGTGGCGCTCGACGTGGTGCTCGGTTATCCCGCGCGCAGCCAGCACGACGACGTGCGCGCGCGCGTCACCGCGGCGCTCCAGGCCGTGCCGGGCGTGCGCGACGCGCGCGTCGCCGTGTCGCAGGAGATCGTCGCGCACACGGTGCAGCGCGGCGTGAAGCTGCTGCCGAACGTGAAGAACATCGTCGCGGTCGCATCGGGCAAGGGCGGCGTCGGCAAGAGCACGACGGCCGTGAACCTCGCGCTCGCGCTCGCCGCGGAAGGCGCGTCGGTCGGCATCCTCGACGCCGACATCTACGGCCCGTCGCTGCCGACGATGCTCGGTATCCACGGCCAGCGCCCCGAGTCGCCGGACAACCAGTCGATGAACCCGCTGGTCGGCCACGGGCTGCAGGCGAACTCGATCGGCTTCCTGATCGAGGAAGACAACCCGATGGTGTGGCGCGGCCCGATGGCGACCTCCGCGCTCGAACAGCTGCTGCGCCAGACCAACTGGCGCGAACTCGACTACCTGATCGTCGACATGCCGCCCGGTACCGGCGACATCCAGCTCACGCTCGCGCAGCGCGTGCCCGTCACCGGCGCCGTGATCGTCACGACGCCGCAGGACATCGCGCTGCTCGACGCGAAGAAGGGCCTGAAGATGTTCGAGAAGGTCGGGATTCCGATCCTCGGTATCGTCGAAAACATGAGCATCCACATCTGCTCGAACTGCGGCCACGAAGAGCACATCTTCGGCGCCGGCGGCGCCGAGCGGATGGCGAAGGATTACGGCGTGAACGTGCTCGGCAGCCTGCCGCTCGACATCGCGATCCGCGAGCGCGCCGACAGCGGCACGCCGACGGTGGCGGCCGATTCCGAAGGCGCGCTGGCGCGCCGCTACCGCGAGATCGCGCGCGGCGTGGCGCTGGCGATTGCCGAGCGATCGCGCGACATGACGTCGAAGTTCCCGTCGATCGTTGTTCAAAATACGTAA
- a CDS encoding OmpA family protein, which produces MNMKIATRLSVFALAGALLAGCATQQGNNTAVGTGTGAALGAGIGALAGGGKGAAIGAGVGALVGGVTGYNWQAIKNKLAPSAAKTGTQVTEQPDGSLKLNVPSSVTFATNQYAITPAFTPLLNDLATTLNQNPQVTASIVGYTDSTGSAQLNQTLSQNRAQSVVNALAQRGVNGGRLSAQGMGASNPIADNASEAGRAQNRRVEIYLRAAQAQ; this is translated from the coding sequence ATGAACATGAAAATCGCGACCCGCTTGTCCGTCTTCGCATTGGCCGGCGCACTGCTGGCAGGCTGCGCCACGCAGCAAGGCAACAATACGGCCGTCGGTACCGGCACGGGTGCGGCGCTGGGCGCAGGTATCGGCGCGCTGGCGGGCGGCGGCAAGGGCGCGGCGATCGGCGCAGGTGTCGGCGCACTGGTCGGCGGCGTGACGGGCTACAACTGGCAGGCGATCAAGAACAAGCTCGCGCCGTCGGCAGCGAAGACGGGCACGCAGGTCACCGAACAGCCGGACGGCTCGCTGAAGCTGAACGTGCCGAGCTCGGTCACGTTCGCGACGAACCAGTACGCGATCACGCCGGCCTTCACGCCGCTGCTGAACGACCTGGCCACGACGCTGAACCAGAACCCGCAAGTCACGGCTTCGATCGTCGGCTACACCGACAGCACGGGTTCGGCGCAGCTGAACCAGACGCTGTCGCAGAACCGCGCGCAAAGCGTCGTGAACGCACTCGCCCAGCGCGGCGTGAACGGCGGCCGCCTGTCGGCACAAGGCATGGGCGCATCGAACCCGATCGCGGACAACGCGAGCGAAGCCGGCCGCGCACAGAACCGCCGCGTCGAAATCTACCTGCGCGCAGCGCAGGCGCAGTAA
- the metG gene encoding methionine--tRNA ligase — protein MSASDLTSVQAAAPQGDRQILVTSALPYANGQIHIGHLVEYIQTDIWVRTLRMHGHEVYYIGADDTHGTPIMLRAEKEGLTPKQLIDRVWTEHKRDFDSFGVSFDNFYSTDSDENRVLSEKIYLALQDAGLIAEREIEQAYDPVKEMFLPDRFIKGECPKCHAKDQYGDNCEVCGSTYLPTELLNPYSVVSGATPVRKTSKHYFFRLSDPRCESFLREWVSGLAQPEATNKMREWLGDAGEAKLADWDISRDAPYFGFEIPGAPGKYFYVWLDAPVGYYASFKNLCDRNGIDFDAWIRPGTKAEQYHFIGKDILYFHTLFWPAMLEFSGHRTPTNVFAHGFLTVDGAKMSKSRGTFITAQSYIDTGLNPEWLRYYFAAKLNATMEDIDLNLDDFQARVNSDLVGKYVNIASRAAGFLIKRFDGRVQDSAMNHPLVAKLRDAIPQIAAHYEAREYSRALRQTMELADEVNAYVDGAKPWDLAKDPANAVALHETCSVSLESFRLLSLALKPVMPRVAEAVEAFFGIAPLAWADAAKPLSSEQPIKAYQHLMTRVDAKQIEALLAANRDSLQAEATGAAAASANAAKDAKNNAKANAKQAVVNGADDAPISIDDFAKIDLRIAKIVACQAVEGSDKLLQLTLDVGEEKTRNVFSGIKSAYQPEELVGKLTVMVANLAPRKMKFGLSEGMVLAASATDEKAEPGLYILEPHSGAKPGMRVK, from the coding sequence ATGTCCGCATCCGACCTCACTTCCGTGCAGGCTGCGGCGCCGCAAGGCGACCGCCAGATCCTCGTAACGTCCGCACTGCCCTATGCCAACGGGCAGATCCACATCGGCCACCTGGTCGAGTACATCCAGACCGACATCTGGGTGCGGACGCTGCGAATGCATGGCCATGAGGTCTACTACATCGGCGCCGACGACACGCACGGCACGCCGATCATGCTGCGCGCGGAGAAGGAAGGCCTGACTCCGAAGCAGCTGATCGATCGCGTGTGGACCGAACACAAGCGCGACTTCGACAGCTTCGGCGTGTCGTTCGACAACTTCTACTCGACCGATTCGGACGAGAACCGCGTGCTGAGCGAGAAGATCTACCTCGCGCTGCAGGACGCCGGCCTGATCGCCGAACGCGAGATCGAGCAGGCATACGACCCGGTCAAGGAAATGTTCCTGCCGGACCGCTTCATCAAGGGCGAGTGCCCGAAGTGCCACGCGAAGGATCAATACGGCGACAACTGCGAAGTGTGCGGTTCGACCTACCTGCCGACCGAACTGCTGAACCCGTATTCGGTCGTGTCGGGCGCGACGCCGGTGCGCAAGACGTCGAAGCACTACTTCTTCCGCCTGTCCGATCCGCGCTGCGAATCGTTCCTGCGCGAATGGGTGAGCGGCCTCGCGCAGCCCGAAGCGACCAACAAGATGCGCGAATGGCTCGGCGACGCCGGCGAAGCCAAGCTCGCCGACTGGGACATCTCGCGTGACGCGCCGTACTTCGGCTTCGAGATCCCGGGCGCGCCCGGCAAGTATTTCTACGTGTGGCTCGACGCGCCGGTCGGCTACTACGCGAGCTTCAAGAACCTGTGCGACCGCAACGGCATCGACTTCGATGCGTGGATCCGCCCGGGCACGAAGGCCGAGCAGTACCACTTCATCGGCAAGGACATCCTGTACTTCCACACGCTGTTCTGGCCCGCGATGCTCGAGTTCTCGGGCCACCGCACGCCGACCAACGTGTTCGCGCACGGCTTCCTGACGGTCGACGGCGCGAAGATGTCGAAGTCGCGCGGCACGTTCATCACCGCGCAGAGCTACATCGACACGGGCCTGAACCCCGAATGGCTGCGCTACTACTTCGCCGCGAAGCTGAACGCGACGATGGAAGACATCGACCTGAACCTCGACGATTTCCAGGCGCGCGTGAACAGCGACCTCGTCGGCAAGTACGTGAACATCGCGAGCCGCGCGGCCGGCTTCCTGATCAAGCGTTTCGACGGCCGCGTGCAGGACAGTGCGATGAACCACCCGCTCGTCGCGAAGCTGCGCGATGCGATTCCGCAGATCGCCGCGCACTACGAAGCACGCGAATACAGCCGCGCGCTGCGCCAGACGATGGAGCTTGCGGACGAAGTGAACGCGTACGTCGACGGCGCAAAGCCGTGGGATCTCGCGAAGGATCCGGCCAACGCGGTCGCGCTGCATGAAACCTGCAGCGTGAGCCTCGAGTCGTTCCGCCTGCTGTCGCTCGCGCTGAAGCCGGTGATGCCGCGTGTCGCCGAAGCCGTCGAGGCGTTCTTCGGGATCGCGCCGCTCGCGTGGGCCGATGCCGCGAAGCCGCTGTCGTCGGAACAGCCGATCAAGGCGTACCAGCACCTGATGACGCGCGTCGACGCGAAGCAGATCGAGGCGCTGCTCGCCGCGAACCGCGATTCGCTGCAGGCCGAGGCCACCGGTGCGGCCGCCGCGAGCGCCAACGCCGCGAAGGACGCAAAGAACAACGCGAAGGCGAACGCGAAGCAGGCGGTTGTGAACGGCGCCGACGACGCACCGATCTCGATCGACGATTTCGCGAAGATCGACCTGCGCATCGCGAAGATCGTCGCGTGCCAGGCGGTCGAAGGCTCGGACAAGCTGCTGCAGCTCACGCTCGACGTCGGCGAGGAAAAGACCCGCAATGTGTTCTCGGGCATCAAGTCCGCGTACCAGCCCGAAGAGCTCGTCGGCAAGCTGACGGTGATGGTCGCGAACCTCGCGCCGCGCAAGATGAAGTTCGGCCTGTCCGAAGGGATGGTGCTCGCGGCGTCGGCCACCGACGAGAAGGCGGAACCGGGCCTCTACATCCTCGAGCCGCACAGCGGCGCGAAGCCCGGCATGCGCGTGAAGTAA
- a CDS encoding translocation/assembly module TamB domain-containing protein, with product MTKDPNDTQPPHDPDSPDGAPDTPPRAPRRGRAVRVVAWTLAAVVLLVVLAAALVVGAVTTERGTRLAWQVAGHVLGTRLAGTLEGGSLATGVRLRGFAWTSPDGSGTEVRIDRIDGRWALTRAPWRLSIAYLRAGTIDVRVAPGPSTPSTTPQDLSLPLQLRIDDLRVDRLAIHDGGSTTQLDHIALNGRSDGRHHELVLDGVDTPYGALTARAKLDGVKPFALTGEATYAGKLSDEPVDARASVSGSLEALVADVNASGMKLNGRAHVEAAPFGAVPLTRASLAFDHVNPQALSPGAPAADLAVRAELAPVTAPAGSAPAKGFAVTGPVSIVNAKPGTLGDHLLPVIDAHANVHLDAHAQRIDDLALKLIRDGSVTGNGTLKGGKGRFDLKVANLDLNAFVAELRPMRLGGPLGVTLAGDVTTVDFNLNDPKLALGARAKVALTPQQTVLTDARVTAGKGRIDLTGVFRHDAHSSYDAKATLTAFDPLLLAALSAPKAGGGKAPAKVAKAPATHGETRVSGTLTASGAFAPQVSTKATFKLGDSLYDGVPLTGAGVVQLAGSRILPSNATLSIAGNHVDLRGSFGAPGDRLRFVIDAPQLDRLGFGVEGLVQAQGDLTGSFAHPNVTATYKAEHVVVGSNRIGAAQGRADIRDGAHGALVFTADASDIALGSLKLKSLRANLDGTRAKHTLDASALGMAGGRVIDLTLAANGGVVENRDGMRWDGTVTRLANRGTPAVALQAPLTVSAGAGRVTLGATRLTLEGAAIDLKSFVFDHGQMRSAGSVSGASVARLLEVRQELTGQRPPMRTDVVLDADWDFSLGANATGYVQVKRRGGDVTIESGRGIASLGLTDLSARASFTPGNRLNVTALAKASRIGTLDANVTVPFALHDGVFGVVNDGPLSGRIDADIPALKTTGNLFGPSYLLGGRAALKLTVAGTPVKPNLSGMLTGDDLSATLIDQGVQLKDGIVRVKLSDNLVEFQQVEFHGGDGTLRALGRVRLDGEAPDLTASIVADKLELFAAPDRKLSLSGKATVANDGPRGALSIDGKFVVDRALFDLPEESAPHLSDDVVIVQPDGTVRGETPTGTAIAKPKPVEDKPAPSLAPRANIDIGLGNNFRFKGHGADLGLRGTITVMSAPGVPLRAVGNVRVTEGSTYTSFGRKLAIENGFFTFNGPVSNPGVNILAMRRNQEVEAGVQVTGTIQSLTVKLVSEPNVTDNEKLSWLLFGHGTDQGNNVGQQGAMTAALGLLGSVTGKRVAQTFGLDEVSVGRSEVGLTDPQVVLVSKAINERFVLGFEQGLQSAANAFKATINLTRFWSVSAYGGTFQGVDLNYTRRFDRWFGSDAARTRRTEQP from the coding sequence ATGACGAAGGACCCGAACGACACGCAGCCGCCTCACGATCCGGACTCGCCCGACGGCGCGCCCGACACGCCGCCGCGCGCGCCGCGCCGCGGCCGGGCGGTGCGCGTCGTCGCGTGGACGCTCGCGGCGGTCGTGCTGCTCGTCGTGCTGGCGGCGGCGCTCGTGGTGGGCGCGGTGACGACGGAGCGCGGCACGCGGCTCGCGTGGCAGGTGGCCGGGCACGTGCTCGGCACACGGCTCGCGGGCACGCTCGAAGGCGGCTCGCTCGCGACCGGCGTGCGGCTGCGCGGCTTCGCATGGACGAGCCCCGACGGCTCGGGCACCGAGGTCCGGATCGACCGGATCGACGGCCGCTGGGCGCTGACCCGTGCGCCGTGGCGGCTGTCGATCGCCTATCTTCGCGCGGGCACGATCGACGTGCGGGTCGCGCCGGGGCCGTCGACGCCGAGCACCACGCCGCAGGACCTGAGCCTGCCGCTGCAGCTGCGGATCGACGACCTGCGCGTCGATCGCCTCGCGATCCACGACGGCGGCTCGACGACTCAGCTCGACCACATCGCGCTGAACGGCCGCAGCGACGGCCGTCACCATGAACTCGTGCTCGACGGCGTTGATACGCCGTACGGCGCGCTGACCGCGCGCGCGAAGCTTGACGGCGTGAAGCCGTTCGCGCTGACCGGCGAAGCCACCTACGCGGGCAAGCTGTCGGACGAGCCGGTCGACGCGCGGGCCAGCGTGTCGGGTTCGCTCGAGGCGCTCGTCGCCGACGTCAACGCGAGCGGTATGAAGCTGAACGGGCGCGCGCACGTCGAGGCCGCGCCGTTCGGCGCGGTGCCGCTCACGCGCGCGTCGCTCGCGTTCGACCACGTGAACCCGCAGGCGCTTTCGCCTGGGGCGCCGGCGGCCGATCTCGCGGTGCGGGCGGAGCTCGCACCCGTGACCGCGCCGGCCGGCTCGGCGCCCGCGAAGGGGTTCGCGGTGACGGGCCCGGTGTCGATCGTCAACGCGAAGCCCGGCACGCTCGGCGACCACCTGCTGCCGGTAATCGACGCGCATGCGAACGTGCATCTCGACGCGCACGCGCAGCGGATCGACGATCTCGCGCTGAAACTGATCCGCGACGGCAGCGTGACGGGCAACGGCACGCTGAAGGGGGGCAAGGGCCGCTTCGACCTGAAGGTCGCGAACCTCGACCTGAACGCGTTTGTCGCCGAGTTGCGGCCGATGCGTCTCGGCGGCCCGCTCGGCGTGACGCTCGCGGGCGACGTCACGACCGTCGACTTCAACCTGAACGACCCGAAGCTCGCGCTCGGCGCACGCGCGAAAGTCGCGCTGACGCCGCAGCAGACCGTGTTGACCGACGCGCGCGTGACGGCAGGCAAGGGGCGTATCGACCTGACGGGCGTGTTCCGTCACGACGCGCATTCGAGCTACGACGCGAAGGCAACGCTGACAGCGTTCGATCCGCTGCTCCTCGCCGCGCTGAGCGCACCGAAGGCCGGCGGCGGCAAGGCGCCTGCCAAGGTGGCCAAGGCGCCCGCCACGCATGGCGAGACGCGCGTGTCGGGCACGCTGACGGCGTCGGGCGCGTTCGCGCCGCAGGTTTCGACGAAGGCGACCTTCAAGCTCGGCGACAGCCTGTACGACGGTGTGCCGCTGACCGGCGCCGGCGTCGTGCAGCTCGCCGGTTCGCGGATCCTGCCGAGCAATGCGACCCTGTCGATCGCGGGCAACCACGTCGACCTGCGCGGCAGCTTCGGCGCGCCCGGCGACCGGCTTCGCTTCGTGATCGATGCGCCGCAGCTCGACCGGCTCGGCTTCGGCGTCGAAGGGCTCGTGCAGGCGCAGGGCGACCTGACGGGCAGCTTCGCGCATCCGAATGTGACGGCCACCTACAAGGCCGAGCACGTCGTCGTCGGCTCGAACCGGATCGGCGCCGCGCAAGGCCGCGCGGATATCCGCGACGGCGCGCACGGCGCGCTCGTGTTCACGGCCGACGCGTCCGATATCGCGCTCGGCTCGCTGAAGCTGAAATCGCTGCGCGCGAACCTCGACGGCACGCGCGCGAAGCACACGCTCGACGCGTCGGCGCTCGGGATGGCCGGCGGCCGCGTGATCGACCTGACGCTCGCGGCGAACGGCGGCGTGGTCGAGAACCGCGACGGAATGCGCTGGGACGGTACCGTCACGCGTCTGGCGAATCGCGGCACGCCGGCCGTCGCGCTGCAGGCGCCGCTGACGGTGTCGGCCGGCGCCGGCCGCGTGACACTCGGCGCGACGCGCCTCACGCTCGAAGGCGCGGCGATCGACCTGAAGTCGTTCGTGTTCGATCACGGCCAGATGCGCTCGGCGGGCTCGGTGAGCGGCGCGTCGGTCGCGCGTCTCCTCGAAGTTCGCCAGGAACTGACGGGCCAGCGCCCGCCGATGCGGACCGACGTCGTGCTCGACGCCGACTGGGATTTCTCGCTCGGCGCGAACGCGACGGGCTACGTGCAGGTGAAGCGCCGCGGCGGCGACGTGACGATCGAGAGCGGGCGCGGCATCGCGTCGCTCGGGTTGACCGACCTGTCCGCGCGCGCGAGCTTCACGCCCGGCAACCGGCTCAACGTGACGGCGCTCGCGAAGGCGAGCCGGATCGGCACGCTCGACGCGAACGTCACGGTGCCGTTTGCGTTGCACGACGGCGTGTTCGGTGTCGTCAACGACGGTCCGCTGTCGGGCCGCATCGACGCCGACATTCCGGCACTGAAGACGACCGGCAACCTGTTCGGGCCGAGCTATCTCCTTGGCGGACGTGCGGCGCTGAAGCTGACGGTCGCCGGCACGCCGGTGAAGCCGAACCTGTCGGGGATGCTGACGGGCGACGATTTGTCCGCGACGCTCATCGACCAGGGCGTACAGCTGAAGGATGGCATCGTGCGCGTGAAGCTGTCGGACAATCTGGTCGAATTCCAGCAGGTCGAGTTCCACGGCGGCGACGGCACGCTGCGCGCGCTCGGCCGCGTGCGCCTCGACGGCGAGGCGCCCGACCTGACCGCGAGCATCGTCGCGGACAAGCTCGAACTGTTCGCGGCGCCGGACCGCAAGCTGTCGCTGTCGGGCAAGGCAACCGTCGCGAATGACGGGCCGCGGGGCGCGCTGTCGATCGACGGCAAGTTCGTGGTCGACCGCGCGTTGTTCGACCTGCCCGAGGAATCGGCGCCGCACCTGTCGGACGACGTCGTGATCGTGCAGCCGGACGGCACGGTGCGCGGCGAGACGCCGACCGGCACCGCGATCGCGAAGCCGAAGCCGGTCGAGGACAAGCCGGCGCCGTCGCTCGCGCCGCGCGCGAACATCGACATCGGCCTTGGCAACAACTTCCGCTTCAAGGGGCACGGCGCCGATCTCGGGCTGCGCGGCACGATCACCGTGATGAGCGCGCCGGGCGTGCCGCTGCGCGCGGTCGGCAACGTGCGCGTGACCGAAGGGTCGACGTACACCTCGTTCGGCCGCAAGCTCGCGATCGAGAACGGCTTCTTCACGTTCAACGGCCCGGTGTCGAACCCGGGCGTCAACATCCTCGCGATGCGGCGCAACCAGGAGGTCGAGGCCGGCGTGCAGGTGACGGGCACGATCCAGTCGCTGACGGTCAAGCTCGTGTCGGAGCCGAACGTCACGGACAACGAAAAGCTGTCGTGGCTGCTGTTCGGGCACGGCACCGACCAGGGCAACAACGTCGGCCAGCAGGGGGCGATGACGGCGGCGCTCGGGCTGCTCGGCAGCGTGACCGGCAAGCGCGTCGCGCAGACCTTCGGTCTCGACGAGGTGTCGGTCGGCCGCAGCGAAGTCGGCCTGACCGATCCGCAGGTCGTGCTGGTGTCGAAGGCGATCAACGAGCGGTTCGTGCTCGGTTTCGAGCAGGGGCTGCAATCGGCGGCCAACGCGTTCAAGGCGACGATCAACCTGACGCGCTTCTGGTCGGTGTCCGCGTACGGCGGCACGTTCCAGGGCGTCGACCTGAACTACACGCGGCGTTTCGACCGGTGGTTCGGCAGCGACGCCGCGCGTACGCGGCGTACCGAGCAGCCATGA
- a CDS encoding autotransporter assembly complex protein TamA codes for MAGQSNQQAPMAHDAGPRAARSRAGAAAGIARATLAGCLAACFALPAHAKYDVDIDAPRSIRKLLKSHLDIARFAKRDDISDDQFDFLVTATPQQVRDLTATAGYFSPVVRTDVRTRDGKRDVRIAVDPGKQTFVSTVDLTFKGPIDTEDPKQEAATRFAFSLKPGDPFTQSDWDGAKGAALRQLQSRRYLGAKIASSEARIDPRTQRATLAVTFESGPTFTIGKVDVDGVRRYPEKIVTNVNPLSEGEIYDVQRITELQRQLQNTPYYASVAIDVGDDTAKPERTPVHVKVSEFPYNNIRGGVGFATDTGPHVQGSYTYLDTFGAAWPLTVSGRLDQIQQYGQVQLSMPPGEKGWTNSVLASYTNTNVSDTRIYSARVGVQRTRTGQFIDYSYSLMYYQDRLDQNGAGPTTSRALVPQWAWTRRNVDDPLFPRSGNLIHAEAGFAIKGVATDQTFVRGYARGQQYLPIGKRDLFVFRAELGGVFTGGSSNGVPASLLFRAGGSNSVRGYGYQSIGNSVDGSVLPTKYLMTGTAEYQHWFNRDWGAATFFDIGTATDAWGERVFYPGVGVGARWRSPVGPINVDVAYGLRNHSVRPYLTLGIAF; via the coding sequence TTGGCGGGGCAGTCGAACCAGCAAGCACCCATGGCGCACGACGCGGGCCCGCGCGCGGCACGCAGTCGCGCCGGCGCCGCGGCCGGCATCGCACGGGCGACCCTCGCCGGGTGCCTCGCCGCGTGCTTCGCGCTGCCGGCCCATGCGAAGTACGACGTCGACATCGACGCGCCGCGCTCGATCCGCAAGCTCCTCAAGTCGCATCTCGATATCGCGCGCTTCGCGAAGCGCGACGACATCAGCGACGACCAGTTCGACTTCCTCGTGACCGCCACGCCGCAGCAGGTGCGCGACCTGACCGCGACGGCCGGCTATTTCTCGCCGGTCGTGCGTACCGACGTGCGCACGCGCGACGGCAAGCGCGACGTGCGCATCGCGGTCGATCCGGGGAAGCAGACCTTCGTGTCGACGGTCGACCTGACGTTCAAGGGGCCCATCGACACCGAGGATCCGAAGCAGGAGGCCGCGACGCGTTTCGCGTTCTCGCTGAAGCCCGGCGATCCGTTCACGCAGTCCGACTGGGACGGTGCGAAGGGCGCGGCGCTCAGGCAGCTGCAGTCGCGTCGTTATCTCGGCGCGAAGATCGCGTCGTCCGAGGCGCGCATCGATCCGCGTACGCAGCGTGCGACGCTCGCCGTCACGTTCGAGAGCGGCCCGACCTTCACGATCGGCAAGGTCGACGTCGACGGCGTGCGTCGTTATCCGGAGAAGATCGTCACGAACGTCAATCCGCTGTCGGAAGGCGAGATCTACGACGTGCAGCGGATCACCGAGCTGCAGCGGCAGTTGCAGAACACGCCTTATTACGCGAGCGTCGCGATCGACGTCGGCGACGATACGGCGAAGCCCGAGCGCACGCCCGTGCACGTGAAGGTCAGCGAGTTCCCGTACAACAACATCCGCGGCGGCGTCGGCTTCGCCACCGATACGGGGCCGCACGTGCAGGGCTCCTATACGTATCTCGACACGTTCGGCGCCGCGTGGCCGCTGACGGTGTCGGGCCGGCTCGACCAGATTCAGCAGTACGGGCAGGTCCAGCTGTCGATGCCGCCGGGCGAGAAGGGCTGGACCAACAGCGTGCTGGCGTCCTATACGAACACCAACGTGTCGGACACGCGCATCTACAGCGCGCGGGTCGGTGTGCAGCGCACGCGCACGGGTCAGTTCATCGACTATTCGTATTCGCTGATGTACTACCAGGACCGGCTCGACCAGAACGGCGCGGGGCCGACCACGAGCCGCGCGCTGGTGCCGCAGTGGGCGTGGACGCGCCGCAACGTCGACGATCCGCTGTTCCCGCGTTCGGGCAACCTGATTCACGCGGAGGCCGGCTTCGCGATCAAGGGCGTGGCGACCGACCAGACCTTCGTTCGCGGCTACGCGCGTGGCCAGCAGTACCTGCCGATCGGCAAGCGCGACCTGTTCGTGTTCCGCGCGGAGCTCGGCGGCGTGTTCACGGGCGGCAGCTCGAACGGCGTGCCGGCGTCGCTGCTGTTCCGCGCGGGCGGCTCGAACTCGGTGCGCGGCTACGGCTACCAGAGCATCGGCAACAGTGTCGACGGCTCCGTGTTGCCGACCAAATACCTGATGACGGGCACCGCCGAATACCAGCACTGGTTCAACCGCGACTGGGGCGCCGCGACGTTCTTCGACATCGGCACCGCGACCGATGCGTGGGGCGAGCGCGTGTTCTACCCGGGCGTCGGTGTCGGCGCGCGCTGGCGCAGCCCCGTCGGCCCGATCAACGTCGACGTCGCGTACGGGTTGCGCAACCATAGCGTGCGCCCGTACCTGACGCTCGGCATCGCTTTCTGA